The following are encoded together in the Gilvimarinus sp. DA14 genome:
- a CDS encoding Hpt domain-containing protein, whose amino-acid sequence MSNAQHIDHEALAALRDVMEDDFLQLIETFVSDSRAKINTMQKALAAGQSEELRRAAHSLKGSSSNIGAAGLMEACRQIEVRAAASDLTGLEHLLVDLQSEFSQVKQQLDIYA is encoded by the coding sequence TTGTCTAACGCTCAGCATATAGATCACGAGGCCCTGGCGGCTTTGCGCGACGTTATGGAAGACGACTTTTTACAGCTGATTGAAACCTTTGTCAGCGATTCGCGAGCTAAAATTAATACCATGCAAAAAGCTCTGGCGGCCGGGCAGAGCGAAGAGTTGCGCCGTGCAGCGCACAGCCTGAAGGGTAGCTCTTCAAATATAGGCGCGGCTGGGCTGATGGAAGCCTGCAGGCAAATCGAGGTCCGCGCCGCGGCTTCAGATCTCACCGGTCTCGAGCATCTGCTGGTGGATCTACAGAGCGAATTCTCCCAAGTCAAACAGCAGTTGGATATTTACGCCTAA
- a CDS encoding flagellar hook-length control protein FliK — protein sequence MTDTTLLNALSPRPSSQAKSESGSLRESKSDPFSNVLNTVRNDKPARQVGVRNENQPPSKAREAVTKETAAAPEAKQTPPASDGEDRAVAESGPKHAANDPEPAVTLTDEQRQAFESLPEEQQAALNALTPKRMAEVLQMMMAQQQKFSSATPEIDAILADLSQADLERLQGVLNDLARVFNSAESMEQVISKAQQIIDEQLGETALADLLTQQLGDIAATSMPDKDSSTIEALAHWLAGAQLVVAQKSDRTTTAHNLTNTHLGTVDAGSTAEYVKTPETLVKLTATEQGPDGLDLSLESGKLLESVKASEQGKFAEIAKLHNLFSARGNDEAAASTTNVPAMLSAAQKLSASSEQAPVLQSQLGTRFGTGAWGDAVGQKVLWMARQNITSAELRLDPPDLGPVQVRVSVQNDQAHITFSSQQPVVREALDQNAFRLREMLAEQGMTQVDVNVSEQGQQQGDERGASGSSGTGAVAADESDSSSDTRKSADSVVRLIDQYA from the coding sequence ATGACCGATACAACACTGCTAAACGCCCTCTCGCCTCGGCCCAGTAGTCAGGCAAAGTCGGAATCGGGTTCTCTACGTGAGAGCAAGTCGGATCCGTTCTCGAATGTCTTAAACACTGTCCGCAACGACAAGCCAGCCCGTCAAGTGGGCGTTCGGAATGAAAATCAGCCGCCGAGTAAGGCGCGTGAAGCGGTGACCAAGGAGACAGCAGCTGCCCCGGAGGCAAAGCAAACTCCCCCCGCTAGCGACGGGGAGGATCGGGCAGTTGCTGAAAGCGGCCCTAAGCATGCGGCTAACGACCCAGAACCTGCTGTAACCCTTACTGATGAGCAGCGCCAGGCCTTTGAGTCTCTTCCAGAAGAGCAGCAGGCGGCATTGAACGCATTGACACCGAAGCGGATGGCAGAAGTTTTACAGATGATGATGGCGCAACAGCAGAAGTTTTCCAGTGCCACTCCAGAAATTGACGCCATTCTTGCTGATTTATCCCAGGCCGATCTCGAACGCCTGCAAGGTGTGCTTAACGATCTTGCCAGAGTGTTTAACTCGGCCGAGTCGATGGAGCAAGTAATATCCAAGGCCCAGCAAATAATCGATGAGCAGCTGGGTGAAACAGCATTAGCTGATCTGTTGACACAACAGCTGGGAGATATTGCCGCCACCTCTATGCCAGATAAAGACTCCAGTACCATTGAAGCGCTGGCGCATTGGCTTGCCGGAGCACAGTTGGTTGTGGCGCAGAAGAGTGATCGGACGACCACAGCCCATAACCTGACGAATACACATCTCGGCACGGTGGATGCTGGCAGCACCGCTGAGTACGTTAAAACACCGGAAACCCTGGTCAAGTTAACCGCAACGGAGCAAGGCCCAGATGGCCTGGATTTATCGCTGGAATCAGGAAAGTTGTTGGAATCGGTGAAAGCTTCCGAGCAAGGAAAGTTTGCTGAAATTGCCAAACTTCACAATCTGTTTTCGGCGCGTGGCAATGATGAGGCCGCTGCTTCAACCACTAATGTACCCGCGATGTTGAGTGCGGCACAGAAGCTTTCAGCCAGTAGCGAACAGGCGCCGGTACTGCAGAGTCAACTGGGCACACGTTTTGGTACAGGTGCCTGGGGGGATGCGGTGGGGCAAAAAGTACTGTGGATGGCACGCCAAAATATTACCTCTGCAGAGCTGCGGTTAGATCCGCCGGATCTGGGCCCCGTACAGGTGAGAGTGAGCGTGCAGAACGATCAGGCGCACATCACTTTCTCCAGTCAGCAGCCAGTGGTGCGTGAAGCGTTGGATCAGAACGCCTTCAGGCTCAGAGAAATGCTCGCCGAACAGGGTATGACCCAAGTGGATGTGAACGTATCCGAGCAAGGCCAGCAGCAGGGTGATGAAAGAGGGGCATCCGGCTCCTCAGGTACTGGTGCTGTTGCCGCTGATGAGTCCGACAGCTCAAGCGATACTAGAAAATCCGCGGATTCTGTAGTCAGATTGATCGATCAATACGCCTGA